From the genome of Acidobacteriota bacterium, one region includes:
- a CDS encoding heat-shock protein Hsp20 — MSDSQELQVQQKREVEKKTEGTTSGRVFLPVTDIFETPEALTVVLEMPGVDRDSIEASVDDDVVTIEGRIDFTKYEGMQPLYTEYNVGHYARSFQISNKIDQTKISALMKDGVVTIVLPKAEQAKPRKDYKSPYAFLAKDLIYELEDDLETRVDWLPGSHGSAEGEGEMNELEPSSGW, encoded by the coding sequence ATGTCAGATTCACAGGAACTGCAGGTCCAGCAGAAGCGCGAGGTCGAGAAGAAGACTGAGGGCACCACGTCTGGGCGAGTATTCTTGCCAGTGACAGACATTTTCGAGACTCCTGAGGCGCTGACAGTTGTTCTTGAAATGCCGGGCGTCGATCGTGACAGCATCGAGGCGAGCGTCGATGATGATGTAGTTACTATTGAGGGTCGAATTGACTTCACGAAGTATGAGGGAATGCAGCCGCTTTATACCGAATACAACGTGGGCCACTATGCGCGCAGCTTCCAAATCTCCAACAAGATTGATCAAACTAAGATTAGCGCTTTAATGAAGGATGGGGTGGTCACGATCGTGCTGCCGAAGGCAGAACAGGCTAAACCTCGCAAGGATTACAAGAGTCCTTACGCCTTTCTGGCGAAGGACTTGATTTACGAGCTGGAAGACGACTTGGAGACGAGGGTCGATTGGTTGCCAGGCTCGCATGGATCAGCCGAAGGCGAAGGGGAAATGAACGAACTGGAGCCATCCTCCGGCTGGTGA